A single window of Salvelinus sp. IW2-2015 unplaced genomic scaffold, ASM291031v2 Un_scaffold6766, whole genome shotgun sequence DNA harbors:
- the LOC112079044 gene encoding speckle-type POZ protein B-like has protein sequence MSRVPSPPPPADMSSGPVAESWCYTQIKVVKFSYMWTINNFSFCREEMGEVIKSSTFSSGANDKLKWCLRVNPKGLDEESKDYLSLYLLLVSCPKSEVRAKFKFSILNAKGEETKAMGKSHLI, from the exons ATGTCAAGAGTCCCGAGTCCCCCTCCCCCCGCGGACATGTCCAGCGGCCCTGTGGCTGAGAGCTGGTGTTACACTCAG ATCAAAGTGGTGAAGTTCTCTTACATGTGGACCATCAACAACTTCAGCTTCTGTCGTGAGGAGATGGGCGAGGTCATCAAGAGCTCCACCTTTTCTTCGGGAGCCAATGACAAGCTTAAATG GTGTTTGCGTGTAAACCCTAAAGGCCTGGACGAGGAGAGTAAAGACTACCTGTCCCTCTACCTGCTCCTGGTCAGCTGTCCCAAGAGCGAGGTGCGTGCCAAGTTCAAGTTCTCCATCCTCAATGCCAAGGGAGAGGAGACTAAGGCTATGGGTAAGTCACACTTGATTTGA